The Pseudorasbora parva isolate DD20220531a chromosome 16, ASM2467924v1, whole genome shotgun sequence genome includes a region encoding these proteins:
- the b3gnt2l gene encoding N-acetyllactosaminide beta-1,3-N-acetylglucosaminyltransferase 2 has product MRKKYTKFLITAVAGSLCFVIFYSQLKDVEVTQRDMAKMPSVTTEKPTTVVKSTMKNTTKNVTLSKLLTISENFRKDIPQNGAFWNRKLHSLLRQFDSVNNETLGELQKKFHCKPESLELLKTNIQDFQSYPPLYGDFLKGMDCRDPPVVHDQPDKCTSEHIFLLFAIKSSPKHFERRQAVRETWGREGLYESGLQVRTVFLLGRSSSDDPNLDKMVSYEAQQFRDLLVWDFQDTFYNLTLKEHGFFKWMLNQCPKVSFIFKGDDDVFANTKAILNHLKSLEPAQASSLYTGQIIYNATPLRDPKIKYCVPESFYEGPYPPYAGGGGFLFSANLVPSLYHVSFYIPFFPIDDVYNGMCFKAIGITPTKHDGFQTFDIREQDRENPCVHRNLLLVHQRSPQQTMRLWRSMHSSMLTC; this is encoded by the coding sequence ATGAGAAAGAAATATACAAAATTCCTCATCACAGCAGTAGCTGGCAGCCTTTGCTTTGTCATATTCTATTCCCAATTAAAGGATGTGGAAGTCACACAAAGAGACATGGCCAAAATGCCTTCAGTTACAACTGAAAAACCTACAACTGTAGTGAAAAGCACCATGAAAAATACAACCAAAAATGTAACGCTGAGCAAACTCCTTACCATTTCTGAGAATTTCAGAAAAGACATTCCACAAAACGGTGCCTTCTGGAACCGAAAACTTCATTCTCTTCTCAGGCAATTTGACTCCGTCAACAATGAAACACTTGGGGAGCTGCAAAAAAAGTTTCACTGTAAGCCGGAGAGTTTAGAGTTGCTAAAAACGAACATTCAGGATTTTCAGTCATATCCCCCTCTTTACGGAGACTTCCTTAAAGGAATGGATTGTCGAGACCCGCCAGTTGTTCACGATCAACCTGACAAGTGTACGTCCGAACACATTTTTCTTCTCTTTGCAATCAAATCCAGCCCAAAGCATTTCGAGAGGCGCCAAGCAGTCCGAGAGACCTGGGGAAGAGAAGGGTTGTATGAAAGCGGACTTCAGGTACGAACCGTCTTTCTGCTGGGTCGATCATCTTCGGATGATCCCAATCTCGACAAAATGGTTTCATATGAAGCTCAGCAGTTTCGAGACCTGCTCGTTTGGGATTTTCAGGACACCTTTTACAACCTGACTCTCAAGGAGCATGGGTTCTTCAAGTGGATGCTGAATCAATGTCCTAAGGTGTCTTTCATTTTTAAGGGTGACGATGATGTTTTTGCCAACACTAAAGCAATACTGAATCATCTGAAGTCTCTGGAGCCTGCACAGGCCTCGTCGTTGTACACCGGACAGATAATTTATAATGCCACACCGCTACGGGACCCTAAAATCAAATACTGTGTTCCTGAGTCTTTCTATGAAGGTCCTTATCCTCCTTATGCTGGTGGCGGTGGATTCCTCTTTTCTGCAAACCTCGTCCCATCTCTTTACCATGTTTCTTTTTACATACCCTTCTTCCCTATTGATGACGTCTACAACGGGATGTGCTTTAAAGCAATAGGAATTACTCCGACCAAACACGATGGTTTCCAGACATTTGACATTCGGGAACAAGATCGAGAGAACCCCTGTGTGCACAGAAACTTGCTTCTGGTGCACCAACGCAGCCCTCAGCAGACCATGAGACTGTGGAGAAGTATGCACAGCTCCATGCTGACCTGCTGA